DNA sequence from the Pseudanabaena sp. BC1403 genome:
TACATTGCAGGGAGTTTATCCACCCAATAAAATTGCAATTTCCTTTACCACAGTTGGCAGTGATGTAATTGCCAAATTATTAAATACTGGACAACAAGAGCCATTTGCCAAAACTAAGGATTTAGGACTGTATCGACTAGGTATTTTTAAACTGCGCGACTTTATCGCCTATGGCTCAGGTCTATTGCAACAGGTGCAGATGAGTCCTTCAGAAATCAAGGTAATGCTGGTAACGTCAGCAAATGAAGGCAGCCTTGATGCGATTAATACTTGGGATAGCCAGTACTTAAGTTTTGGGATATTCCAATGGACATTGGGATCGGCTGAGCAACAGGGCGAGCTACCTGCATTACTTAATAATCTCAAAAGGCGCTATCCATCTGAATTTCAATACTATTTTGGTCAGTTTGGCTTGGATGTGACTTCTCTAGATGGGATCACGGGTTGGATGTCCCTAAATGGTAATCGTCTAGTTAGTGCTGCTGATAAAAACTTAATGCGACAACCGCTTTGGGCGTTACGGTTTGCGATCGCAGGGATGGATGCGCTAGTGCAATCAGTCCAAGTGGTGCACGCGATTTCACGACTTGATCGATTTTATTTTACGCCTACACAAACTTTGCAAGGCTTTACCCTCTCCCAAATCCTGAGCTCAGAATTTGCGGTGGCGCTCCTGCTCGATCACCATGTCAACCGTCCTAGCCATGTGATTCCCTGTGTTGCTGATGCGATCTCGCGATCGCGTCTAACTCCTGCTCAAGTCGCACAAGGATCTACTGATAATGAAGCGCTGATTATCCAAAATTATTTAACTCTACGTGAAACCTTTGGCGGCACAAGTGCGATGACGAAATCACGCGAACGCGCCGAACTAGCAAGACAATCGATCGCGACAGGCAATCTTTCCCCCCAAAGATTTTCATTTCGCTCTAACCGTCAATCAAGATCAACATAATAAAAAGGGCTTGCTTCGCAAGCCCTTTTAGCTAACAAGAAGTGGCGCTAAGCGCCACTTCTTGTTAATTAACGACGATTTACTTCGGAAGCGCTAGGTGCTTGTTGAGCGGGAATAAAAAAGCTACCCGTTGGCTGTGGTGCAGCCTGAATGACATCGACAGAACCTTGTCTAGGATTACCTAATACTGATGTGTCACGGTCTTCCCAACGACTACGAATAGGACTTATCTCTACAGATGTAGATAGTAAAGCTGGACTATTACTACCATTCGCATAAGATCGATCAAGGATACTTTCGTAGGAGCGACTGCTGGTATAGACCCTCTGCCGTAAAGCCGCAATTCTTGCCGAAATCCGATCGTCAGCATCGGCAGAAACCGCTAGGGGATCACGCATTGAGTTATAAGCGCGATCAACTCTGGTATATATTCTTTTGCGATCGCTAATATTTGCCTTTGCCACAAAAGCTGGTCGAGTCAGCCCCCCTAATTCCTGCTGCGATCGTGCTTGCATTTCAGCAATAACTTCAGCTTCATCTAAGAGAAAAGAAGTTTTACCATCAGTTTGACTTTGGGGTGATGCTTTTGGGGACTCTTTAGGTTTAGAGACTGGACTTGCCTTAGGCAATTTTATTCCCGCAGGTGAAGGATTAACGCCCTCTAATGCTTGTTTTCCAAAACTAAAAGCGACTAGTCCAGACACTGATCCCACAATGATCATGCCAAACAAGAGCATCAGACTATAACTTAGTCTAAATTTCTTAGGTGGCTTTTTTTTCTTGTGGAGACGCTTTTGGGGTTGGGGTGTTGCCATCACAAACTTGTTTAGCTAATAATTGCTATTAGGCAACCTGTAAGGTAGCTTGCTTGATAGCATATAATACTTACGTCTATAATCACAATATGCCCAAGGTTGGCTGACTGGTAAAGCAAACGACTCATAATCGTTGATATGTCGGTTCGATTCCGACACCTTGGATAACCAATACAAGCCACTACGACTAAATTAC
Encoded proteins:
- a CDS encoding LysM peptidoglycan-binding domain-containing protein: MQEYIVKAGDTLSAIAKRFLGANADWREIARINNITNPASLQIGQKLLIPVAAPPSAQNPEVAMVRNTLQGVYPPNKIAISFTTVGSDVIAKLLNTGQQEPFAKTKDLGLYRLGIFKLRDFIAYGSGLLQQVQMSPSEIKVMLVTSANEGSLDAINTWDSQYLSFGIFQWTLGSAEQQGELPALLNNLKRRYPSEFQYYFGQFGLDVTSLDGITGWMSLNGNRLVSAADKNLMRQPLWALRFAIAGMDALVQSVQVVHAISRLDRFYFTPTQTLQGFTLSQILSSEFAVALLLDHHVNRPSHVIPCVADAISRSRLTPAQVAQGSTDNEALIIQNYLTLRETFGGTSAMTKSRERAELARQSIATGNLSPQRFSFRSNRQSRST